In Mycobacterium sp. Aquia_213, the sequence GTTCTGCCCCAATGAGCCGGTAGCACAACTTTTCGAGACGCCAATGCCGGGCATCGGCATAGACCCTGGCCATGTAGTCGCCTAGAGGAACGTGCAGGATCACGACCAAGACGGCAACGGTCGCCGCCTGCATCCAGGCCGCCATTGGCCACTGGGATGGATTACCGATGGCACGCTCCTTAGTTCAGAGCCGGGCTCTCGGAGGAGAAGATACAGCGCGTGGTGGCCAAGAGATGCCGGCCTTTTACGCAATTCCTACGTCATCGTGGCCCTCGTTGACGACATCTTGATCGATTTTCGCGCCGGCGGTCACGGAAACATTCGTTTTCGAACGGACGCAAGGAGACTCGCGATCCGGCCGGTTAACCGCTACCCGGTGCCCGGACTATCGATCATCGGCAGCCGCACCCGGAAGACCGTTCGGCCGTTGGCGGATTCGGCACTGACCGAGCCGTGATGGGCCTTGACGATCGAACTGACGATGGCCAGGCCCAGTCCGATGCCGGACCCGTCGGACCGGGAGGTGTTCGCACGGACGAATCGCTCGAACAGCCGGGGGAGCAGATCCGCGTCGATGCCGGGTCCGTCATCAGCAACGGTCAGTTCGACATGCGGTGCGCTGGGATCGCTGCGGTGGCAGGTGATTGCGGTGGTCACCGTGACGCCGGGCGGCGTGTGTAACCCGGCATTGCTGTGCAGATTGCTAACCAGTTGATGCAGCCGGGCATGATCCCCGCGGACCCAGACCGGTTCCTCCGGCAGGTCTTTGAGCCAATGGTGCGTCGGCGCCGCGACCGCGGCGTCGTTCACCGCGTTGATGACCAGGTCGGCCAGGTCGACGTCTTCGTTCTGCAGGTCCTCACCCTCGCCCAGGCGCGAGAGCAGCAGCAGCTCCTCGACGAGCAAGGCCATCCGGCGTGCCTCGGACTCGATGCGTGCCAGGGCGTACTCGGTAGTCGGTGGTAACGCCGAACTGTCCTGGCGGGTCAGCTCGGCATAGCCCTGAATCGCCGCCAGCGGCGTTCTCAGCTCGTGGCTGGCGTCGGCGAGGAACTGCCGCATGCGCATGTCGGAATCGACACGATGCGCCAGCGCGCTATCTACGTTGTCCAGCAACCGATTCAGCGTGTGTCCGACGATCCCGACCTCGTTGTCGGGGTCGGTGTCCTCCTGCCGGACCCGGACGTGGATCCGGTGGTCGTCGCCAGTGAGTGGCATCGCGGCGACTTCCGCGGCGGTCGCTGCGACCCGGCGCAACGGCCGAAGTGTGTAGCCGACCACCCAGACGGTGAGCCCGGCGGTGATCACCAGGGCGGCCGCGATCAGCAGGCTGGTGGTGACGTATTTGCGGGCCATGATCTGGTCGGCCAGCTTCACCGACATCCCGACGATCAGCACGTCGGCTCCTTCGGTGCGGCTGTCGACGCGGTAGGCGCCCAGGCTGCCGAGCCGTACGGTACGAGGTGGCGCGTCGGCCCAGGGCAGCGATTCGATCGCGTGGATGACGTCGGGCGGGGCGGGTTTCGGTTGGTCCTCGGAGAACACCGCGGTGCCGATCACGGTGCCGTTGTGCACCACGGCGATCAGGTTGCCCGGTGTTTGCCCGGTGAATTCCAGCATCGCCTGGTCTATCGGTGGAGTGCCACGGTGCGCCGAGGTGTGCTCGCCGTTGCGGTATCGGGTGTATGAGTTGCTCAACGCATCGAGGGATTCGGCGACATCGGCGTCGCTGAGCGCGGTGACGTAGCCGCGCAGGCTGAGCACCGAGACCACGCCGACGGACACCAATACCACTGTGACAACACCCAATACGCCTATCAGCAATTGGCGGCGCAGCGACCGGGGCAACCAGAAAGGCGTGTTGCGCTGGTCCGTCATTCCAGCGGCCGCAGCATGTATCCAACACCTCGGACGGTGTGGATCATCGGCTCCCGGCCGGAGTCGATCTTCTTTCGCAGATACGAGATGTAGAGGTCGACGATGCTGGTGCGCCCGGCAAAGTCGTAATTCCAGACGCGGTCCAGGATTTCGGTGCGGCTCAGCGCGCGGCGCGGATTGCGCATCAGGAAACGCAGCAATTCGAACTCGGTCGACGACAGCGATATCGGCGTGCCGTCACGGGTGACTTCGCGGCTGGCGGTGTCCAGTCGAAGATCGCCAACCTTGAGCGCCTCGGCGGCCGGCGGGGACAACTGGCTGGACCGGCGCAGCAACCCGCGGAGTCGGGCGACCAGTTCCTCGAGGCTGAACGGCTTGGTCATGTAGTCATCGGCGCCCGCGGTGAGGCCGGTGACCCGGTCCATGACCGAATCGCGCGCGGTCAAAAACAGGGTGGGGGTATAGACATCGGATTCGCGGATCCGCTGCAGAATACGCAGGCCATCCATGTCGGGAAGCATGATGTCGAGGACCAGCACGTCGGGCGTGACCCGGTCGAACTTGGCCAGCGCTTCGCGTCCGTTGTGGGCGATCTCCACGACCCAGCCCTCGTAGTGCAGAGCCATTTTGACCAGATTGGTCAGCGCCGGCTCGTCGTCCACCAGCAAAACCCGGATCGGTGACCCGTCGGCACGGTAGATTCTGGGCAGCTGCCCAAGGATGGCTTGACGCGGTCGCTGGCTACCGGCGTATCCCGACATTACGGTCATGTTCTTGAATTCTCGCAAAGCACATATGCGGTTGTCACGGAGTTCATAGACTTCTCAAATCTTCCGAAGCCTCGGATCCGGTGCCGCGCGGACGTGGTCGCAAATATTGCTGTGCTCCAACGATTTTCGTTCGCGCAATGACGCGGGCACAAAATCAGGGTGACGAAAAGGGCGCCACGGCAGCTGGTCCCGCACATGCAACGGGGCCGCACACCAATCGGTGTGCGGCCCCGTTTGAAACGAGGGGTGTCAGGCCCAGCTGGACCCGACGGCGCTGTCAGTGCTGGCCATGTTGTTGCCCGCGGACTGCACCTTCTGCCCGTGCTGGTTGGCCTGCTCGTAGATCACCTGGAAGTTACGACCCAACTGGGTGATGAACTCCTGGCACGCCACCGAACCGGCGCCACCCCAGAAGTCACCGGCAGCCAGCACATCGCGAACGATGGCCTGGTGCTCGGCTTCCAACGAAGCGGCCTGGGCGCGGATGAGGGCGCCGTGCGCGTCCACATCTCCGAACTGGTAATTGATCGACATTGTCTGATTCCTCCCTTAAAAGTTTTGGGTTGCTTTGGTTTTTCGCGGCTACTGGCTGAGGATCTGCTGCGAGTGCTGCTCTTGCGTCTCGTAGTTGTTGGCGTCACGGATGAGCCCGTCACGCACGCCGTGGAGCATGTTGACAATGTTGTTGAACGCCTGGTTCATCTGACCCATCGTGTCGTAAGACGTCGCCTGAGCCTGACCACTCCAGCCCGCACCGGCGATGTTCATCGACGACGCCCACATCTTGCGAGCCTCATCCGACACCGTCTGCGCGTGCATCTCAAAACGGCCCGCCATCGCACGCATCGCGTGCGGGTCGGTCATAAAACGTGTTGCCATGTTGCCTTTCTCCTTTTTTCGGGTGACGCCTTCAATTTCGATTTGATGGAAGTTTTGGTGATTGGTCTGGGCGCGGTGGTAGCCGCGCAGCGGATAGATTACGGCCTAGCGGTTAACTGCCAGCCTCCAACGCGTGACATGTGACCCCTATTTTGGCCTGTCACACCACAACCTGTTTGGGCATGACGATCGGCTTGAAGCCGTACCGCGGCCCGGCGTAGGCGCCGGCGCCCTTGGCTCCCGCCACCATTCCGGGCATGCCGGGCGCACCCATGACCGAGGCTTCCTCGGTCGCGGCGGTCCAGCCCGAGCCCTCGAGCGGTGCGGTCGCTGCCGCCAGCTCTGTCGCCGGGGCAGCGTTCGCCGCCCAGCTGGCCGGCACCGAGAGACGGCTGACGGTGGACGCCCCACCGAGGCTCGCCCGCGCCGCGCTGCCCAAGCCACCCGCGCCCGCACCCGCCATCGGCGACACCGAGCTGACCACGGAGCCTTCGATGACGCCGCCGGCACCGGCGGGCACCACGTCGCTGACCGCGGCCGCGGGCACCGCGGCGCCGGCAAACACGTGGCCCAGCGAAACAGCCGTCGGGATGGTGATCATGCTGAACCACGCCGCGGTGTTGACCGCACCGTTGATCGCGTTGAAGACGGCCGGGGTGCCGAGGAAGCCATCGATCGACTGGAAGATGTTGTTGCTGGCAAAGGGCGGTCCGGTGATCTGTAGCGCGTCGGCCAATGACTGCAAATCCGCCGCCTGGAACAGGCTGTTGGCGTCCTCCAGGGCAGGACCCGCCGGGTCGACGGTCGACGCCAGCGGTGTCACCGGCTGCAAGATCCCCGCCGCCGCATCCGAGGCGGCCTGGTACGCGCTCATGGCGGTGGCGTCTTGCACCCACATTTCGTTGTACTCGACCTCCAACTCCATGAGCTGCGGGAGGCTGAACGGGACCGCCGCGAGTGCGGCGGCGAACTCCGCGCGGTTGGTGAAGACGAGCGCCGGGCTCACCACCCCGGCATACGCCGCCTCGAAAGCTGCCGCCGACGATGCGGCCGCGGAGCTCGCCTGCTCGAGGGCGGCCGCCGTGTCGGTCAGGTACGTCACGATCGGCTGTGCCGCGGTCGCGGCCGCGGACGACCCACCACCCGTCCATGCATCGGTCGTCAGCGTCGTGATGATCGATTCCCACGACGTTGCCGTGGTGCTCACCTCGGCGGCCAGGTTGGCGTACGCGGTTGCGGCGGCCATCAACGGTGCCGAGCCCGGGCCGGTCCACACGAGCGTCGAGGTGATCTCCGGAGGTAATGCTGCAAAGTCCATAACCATTTTTTGTGTCCGCTCCTCTAATCGGTTCGAATGTGTGAGTTGGGTCGGTGCCGCGGTCTAGACGGCCGTCAATTTCGGCATGACGATCGGCTTGACGCCGTAGCGCGGCGCACCGAAGCCGCTGGAGGCGCGTCCCGCGCCCGTGACCATGCCGGGCATGCCGGCCATGGGTGTGCCCGTGGCGGCCTGCGGCGCAGCGCCGGTCCAGCCCACGGTGTGCAGCGGCGTGGCGGTGGCGCCCACCACCGGGGTGACTTGACCGCCGACCCAACTCGGCGGCACGGCCAGGTTGCCGACCAGGGTGCCCTGGCCGAGGCCCGCGGTCACCGGCATCACGCCACCCATTCCGGCCATGCCGGCCGGCATGGGGGAAGTCGAGGCGGCGAGGTCCGCGGCGCCCGCGGCGGCGGCGGCGTCGCCGATCGTGTCGGCACCGGCGGGAAGCAGACCACCACCGGCCATACCGACCAGGTTCGATGCGGCCGAAGCCCAGTTGCCGGCACCGATGTTCAAGATGTTGGCACTGTTACCGGACAGGCCGAAGATCCCACCGAGCATCGTCGGGTTGGTGTAGTTACCGGTGCCACCGAGCAGGTATTGCAGCCAGTCGAGGGCGGTGCTGCCCGGGCCGGGAGCCTGGACTTGCGAAATCGGATCCGCCAGAAGGCTCATCTGCGACGGGTCGGCCGACTGCAGCAGGGCCTGGGAAGCGTTGGTCGCCTCGGCGTCGCTGTAGCTGTTGGAGCTCGTGCCCAGGTTGGTCGTGTACGTCTCCAGCTGGGTCTGAGCCTCGCCGGCGGTCGTCTGATACGAGGTGCCGAACGCCGAGAAAATCGCCGCTTGCTGAAGCGAAACCGAATCGGCGCCGGCCGGAGCGACGACCGTGGTCGCGGCCGCGGCGCCCGCGTTTTGAGCCGCCAGGTTGGCGTTGATCCCTTCCAGCTGACCCTGTGCGGCAAGCAACTCTTCAGTCACTGTTGTCAGGAATGACATCCATTGCTCCTCTGGTGTTCGAAACATGTCGACCCAATGTGCTGAGTCGACCCTGTGTGGTGGCGTACGAGCCCCTGTGTACTGGCGTAAGGCTAATTTCCCCACTGACCAACTTCCCGATCGAAAGGGCGTGGGTGACGGGCGTTTACGGCGTTTTAACGCCGACGCCGGCAGTTTTAACAAGGTCCTAGTGGCCGACATGGCCGTGTCATCTGCGGCTGAGGGCCGAACAGCGCTAAGGCGCGCGGCGCGCGGATCTTACGCGAAGTGTGGCTCGCGCGCACGCCCCGAACTCGGCCACATTCGGGTGGGACGCGGTGTCCCGGACCTCGATCCCGCGCGCTAGATTCGCCGCCGGGGCCCCCATAGCCCAATTGGCAGAGGCAGCGGACTTAAAATCCGCCCAGTGTCGGTTCGAGTCCGACTGGGGGCACGGTACGTCGGCCGGCGTTCGTCAGTCTCGATCGTCGGGGGGGATTCCCGCCATCCCGCCCTGGTAGTAGTCGATGATGTCGGCCTCGGTGATCGAGGTCTCGCTCCTGCGGCCGAGGAAGAACACGCTGCAGGCGCCGTCGATCGTGTGCCGCGGGTCGAGCATGCGGTCCGTCCAGCTGAGCCAGAAGAAGCAGAGCATCGCGAGCCTGCCGAGCCGGCGGGACCGAGTCAGGGCCCGGACGAAATAGTCGATCGACCATCGCAACGCGGTGCCCGCACCGGCCACACTCCCGGAGTCGATGCGTTCGAACCAGCGGAATAAGTAGCGCTGCCCGCTGTCGGTGAAACGCGTCAAGTCGTACGGGCCCTCGCAGATCTGCTGGATGAATGGCGAGTCGGCGTACACGATTCCCCGGCTACTCAGCACCCGGTGGATCTCCTTTGCCACCACCGTGGGCTCGAGCAGGTACTGCAGTACCGCCTGGATGACAACGCCATCGACGGAGCCGTCGGCCAGCGGGATCGCATGGCCGTCGCCGATGAACTGGACCGACGGGCTGGCGTAGATGTCGAAGGAGATGAGATCGACATCCGGATCCGCGTAGAGCTCCGCCAAGCCGTCGCCCTTCGAGCCGCCCCCGATCACCAGAATCCGGGGCCGCCGCCCGGTCGTGGCAGCGTCGGCCCGCAGCAGCTCCCGCATCCGAGCCACACTGGCGGCAGCGGTGGTGTTCGCCGGGTGTACCAGCGCGCGCAATGCGCGGTTGAGTCCCCACCGGCGGACGTTCGAAGCGCCCTCGGAAGCCCGCAACCGGCCGGCATCGACCACGCTGTGCTCGAAATCGACCAGGGCCGGTACCCCGGCCACGACCGGGAATGGCTCGTCGGCGTACCGACAGGATGCGTTGGCGCATCGCCACGAACCGGCTTCGGAGCGCACCGAGTGGGCGCAGCGCGGACAGATGAAAAGATTTTCGCGGACCATCGAGTCCAGGGCGAGCACAAGTTCACCTTAGCCCGCAGCCGTCCGGCGGAAGTGGGATTACGTCCCCGTGATTGCCGGTTGGCTGCCTACTCTTTGCTGCGGTTTCCCGGACAGTAGACGTTGATCGCCGTACCGATGATGCTGCCCGCGCCCGTGTTGCTCACCCCGAGCGCCTTCTTCACATCGTCGACGGTTTGGGCCATCGTGTCCCCGGCATCGAAGTCCTGACACACCGCGTGGCCGGCATTGATCATCATCTGGTCCTGGCCGGCGGGCCAGGACAGCCCACGCGCCTGCAGCGCGTGCAGGAACGTGTCATCTGCCCCGTCGGCGTTCGCGATCGGGGCGGCGGCGATGGCAACAAAACCGGTCACCACGGCAGCGATCGGGCCCGCCAACCATGCCGTGTTCTTCATTCGTCGACTCCTTGTTGTGCATCGTGCAGGACCAAAAGCCTAACTTCCTCGTGACATTATGTCTCGGCAACGGATTTACCGGTATCCGCCGGTGCCAAACTTCCTCCGGCTTTTGGCACGAGATACGGCTCAGCGCAACCCATTACGTTTCATGCTCACTCGCGCCGAGGGCCATCGCGAGGAAGTCCAGCCGCCACAGTTCCTGAAAAAGCTTGCGCGCGAAGTCCTCCGCCTCGCCGGTGCTGCCACCGCCGCGCTGCGCAACGCCGGCGGCGATCTCCCGGATGCTGCGACGGCCGTCGACGAGCTGCGCGAAGGGCAGCTGAGCCGGGCCGAGCCGCACCCGATAGCCGGGCCCCAGGAGGTCGGCTTCGGACAACTGGCACGCGGTGCGCGACATCGGGACGTAGTCAAGAGCCTGGTTGGTGCTGAAATCGATCGTGTACTGCTCTTTCGGACGGTCCGGACGACAGGCCAGGAAGAAATGTGTCGCATTCACGGTCTGCAGCCGTTCCATCACCGACCACAATTCGGGTTCGGCCAATTTCGCCAGATAGTTTCCGAATTTGCTTGCTGGCGTGAAGATTTCGTGCGGATAATACGGCGACTTGTGGAACCATCCCTGAAATGTGAGCCCCGCCGCGGCGACGAGATCGAGGCAGTCGTCGACGGTGTAGCTGCGCTGGCGACCGTGCAGGAAGGTATCGACGAGCGCGCCGTCGGTCTGTAGATCGCGGGCCACCGCCAAGTAACTTCGGACGGGATGATCCGCGGGCAGCACCGCGATGATGTCCTTGACCGCTTGGACCGACGCGTCGTCCTGGGACAGTCCTAGGTCACGAAAGACCGACTCGAGCAGGTCGACCCCGATCCGGCCGTATTTGGCGTACAGCATGACCCCCATCGCACCCTCGCGTCGCAGGCAGCTCGCCAGCGCCGTCATGCCGGTCAACGGATCGGCCATGTGATGCAGCACACCGGTGGACACGATCAGGTCGAAGTCGCGGCCCAGCGCCGACACCTCTTCGATCGGAAGTAAGCGCAATTCCAGGTTGTCCAGGCTGTGCTTGTCCTTCAGATACTGCTGATGGTCCAGTGCCGATTGGCTGACATCGATCGCCACGACTTTGGCGGCACGGTTGGTAAAGGCGAACACCGCGGCCTGGTTGGCGCCGCACCCCGCGATCAGAATGTCCAGGTCGGGCCGGTAGGCCCGGTCCGGCCACAACACCCGGTGCGCCCAGTACGGGTCGAACCACTCCCAGTTGTTCTTCGAGTAGGCCTCGAGGTCGTCAATGGGGGGCGGGTACTGCCACCGATCGTATTGCCGGGAGACCACGTCGTCGCGCGGATCGTCGTTCACTACAGACGCAATGTAATGGCTTTGCTGGGTTGCCGCACGACGCGATGCGGTGGTGCGCGCGATCGTAGAAGGCGGCAACTCATACACTGGCCCACCGTGGGCATGCTCTTTGGATTCGCGCCGTGGCTTATCTACTGGGTGCTGGTTGGCAACGTTCCTTTCAAGACCGCGGTGGTGGTCGCGCTTGCGATAGCCGTCGCCGCGTTTCTGATCGGGCGCGCACTGGGTAAGTCGGGCGGCACCCTGGAGATCGGGGCGGTAGCCACTTTCGCGGTGCTGACGGTTCTGACGTTCACGCTCAGCGAGACGTTCATGCGCCAGTGGATACAGCCGCTGAGTAGCTGCGGGATCTTCCTGGTGGCCCTCGTCGGGCAGCTGGTCGGCAAGTCGTTCGTGCGCGAATTCGCCGCGGCCGAGCAGCCTCCTGATGTGGTCAAGACCCCGCTGTTCGACCGGATCACCGACGTGTTGTCCTGGATCTGGATCGCCGCGTTCGCCGGCATGACGGTATCGTCCGCGATTCCGCCGGTCCTGGAGGAGTTCGGGGGACAAGCGGCCACCATCCTCGACACCAAGACCCCGCTGCTGTTCATCTGCTACTGGGTCATTCCGTACTCATTGCTGGGTGCGGCGGCGCTGGCGTCACGGTATGTCCCGGATCGGATGCTCGAAGGGATCGACGACCTCGCCCGGGAAACCTCGTTCGTCGCCTACGACGAAGCAACCATCGATGAGCTGTACTACCTTGCCCAGGAACACGCC encodes:
- a CDS encoding sensor histidine kinase, coding for MTDQRNTPFWLPRSLRRQLLIGVLGVVTVVLVSVGVVSVLSLRGYVTALSDADVAESLDALSNSYTRYRNGEHTSAHRGTPPIDQAMLEFTGQTPGNLIAVVHNGTVIGTAVFSEDQPKPAPPDVIHAIESLPWADAPPRTVRLGSLGAYRVDSRTEGADVLIVGMSVKLADQIMARKYVTTSLLIAAALVITAGLTVWVVGYTLRPLRRVAATAAEVAAMPLTGDDHRIHVRVRQEDTDPDNEVGIVGHTLNRLLDNVDSALAHRVDSDMRMRQFLADASHELRTPLAAIQGYAELTRQDSSALPPTTEYALARIESEARRMALLVEELLLLSRLGEGEDLQNEDVDLADLVINAVNDAAVAAPTHHWLKDLPEEPVWVRGDHARLHQLVSNLHSNAGLHTPPGVTVTTAITCHRSDPSAPHVELTVADDGPGIDADLLPRLFERFVRANTSRSDGSGIGLGLAIVSSIVKAHHGSVSAESANGRTVFRVRLPMIDSPGTG
- a CDS encoding response regulator transcription factor encodes the protein MTVMSGYAGSQRPRQAILGQLPRIYRADGSPIRVLLVDDEPALTNLVKMALHYEGWVVEIAHNGREALAKFDRVTPDVLVLDIMLPDMDGLRILQRIRESDVYTPTLFLTARDSVMDRVTGLTAGADDYMTKPFSLEELVARLRGLLRRSSQLSPPAAEALKVGDLRLDTASREVTRDGTPISLSSTEFELLRFLMRNPRRALSRTEILDRVWNYDFAGRTSIVDLYISYLRKKIDSGREPMIHTVRGVGYMLRPLE
- a CDS encoding WXG100 family type VII secretion target, encoding MSINYQFGDVDAHGALIRAQAASLEAEHQAIVRDVLAAGDFWGGAGSVACQEFITQLGRNFQVIYEQANQHGQKVQSAGNNMASTDSAVGSSWA
- a CDS encoding WXG100 family type VII secretion target, with translation MATRFMTDPHAMRAMAGRFEMHAQTVSDEARKMWASSMNIAGAGWSGQAQATSYDTMGQMNQAFNNIVNMLHGVRDGLIRDANNYETQEQHSQQILSQ
- a CDS encoding PPE family protein, SVP subgroup, producing the protein MDFAALPPEITSTLVWTGPGSAPLMAAATAYANLAAEVSTTATSWESIITTLTTDAWTGGGSSAAATAAQPIVTYLTDTAAALEQASSAAASSAAAFEAAYAGVVSPALVFTNRAEFAAALAAVPFSLPQLMELEVEYNEMWVQDATAMSAYQAASDAAAGILQPVTPLASTVDPAGPALEDANSLFQAADLQSLADALQITGPPFASNNIFQSIDGFLGTPAVFNAINGAVNTAAWFSMITIPTAVSLGHVFAGAAVPAAAVSDVVPAGAGGVIEGSVVSSVSPMAGAGAGGLGSAARASLGGASTVSRLSVPASWAANAAPATELAAATAPLEGSGWTAATEEASVMGAPGMPGMVAGAKGAGAYAGPRYGFKPIVMPKQVVV
- a CDS encoding PE family protein, translating into MSFLTTVTEELLAAQGQLEGINANLAAQNAGAAAATTVVAPAGADSVSLQQAAIFSAFGTSYQTTAGEAQTQLETYTTNLGTSSNSYSDAEATNASQALLQSADPSQMSLLADPISQVQAPGPGSTALDWLQYLLGGTGNYTNPTMLGGIFGLSGNSANILNIGAGNWASAASNLVGMAGGGLLPAGADTIGDAAAAAGAADLAASTSPMPAGMAGMGGVMPVTAGLGQGTLVGNLAVPPSWVGGQVTPVVGATATPLHTVGWTGAAPQAATGTPMAGMPGMVTGAGRASSGFGAPRYGVKPIVMPKLTAV
- a CDS encoding class I SAM-dependent methyltransferase — encoded protein: MLALDSMVRENLFICPRCAHSVRSEAGSWRCANASCRYADEPFPVVAGVPALVDFEHSVVDAGRLRASEGASNVRRWGLNRALRALVHPANTTAAASVARMRELLRADAATTGRRPRILVIGGGSKGDGLAELYADPDVDLISFDIYASPSVQFIGDGHAIPLADGSVDGVVIQAVLQYLLEPTVVAKEIHRVLSSRGIVYADSPFIQQICEGPYDLTRFTDSGQRYLFRWFERIDSGSVAGAGTALRWSIDYFVRALTRSRRLGRLAMLCFFWLSWTDRMLDPRHTIDGACSVFFLGRRSETSITEADIIDYYQGGMAGIPPDDRD
- a CDS encoding DUF732 domain-containing protein — its product is MKNTAWLAGPIAAVVTGFVAIAAAPIANADGADDTFLHALQARGLSWPAGQDQMMINAGHAVCQDFDAGDTMAQTVDDVKKALGVSNTGAGSIIGTAINVYCPGNRSKE
- a CDS encoding class I SAM-dependent methyltransferase, with product MNDDPRDDVVSRQYDRWQYPPPIDDLEAYSKNNWEWFDPYWAHRVLWPDRAYRPDLDILIAGCGANQAAVFAFTNRAAKVVAIDVSQSALDHQQYLKDKHSLDNLELRLLPIEEVSALGRDFDLIVSTGVLHHMADPLTGMTALASCLRREGAMGVMLYAKYGRIGVDLLESVFRDLGLSQDDASVQAVKDIIAVLPADHPVRSYLAVARDLQTDGALVDTFLHGRQRSYTVDDCLDLVAAAGLTFQGWFHKSPYYPHEIFTPASKFGNYLAKLAEPELWSVMERLQTVNATHFFLACRPDRPKEQYTIDFSTNQALDYVPMSRTACQLSEADLLGPGYRVRLGPAQLPFAQLVDGRRSIREIAAGVAQRGGGSTGEAEDFARKLFQELWRLDFLAMALGASEHET